In Streptomyces sp. NBC_00878, a single window of DNA contains:
- a CDS encoding VOC family protein translates to MFEEHLVTTAVSVTGPDFIALQVRDVDTAAAFFETQLGLRRAPASPPGAVVFITEPVAFAVREPLPGVDLDSVEQPGLGVALWFRTSDAQALHDHLQAAGTPIVKAPEDGPFGRMFTFLGPEGYAITAHGN, encoded by the coding sequence ATGTTTGAGGAGCACCTTGTGACCACCGCCGTTTCCGTCACCGGGCCCGACTTCATCGCACTGCAGGTGCGTGACGTCGACACGGCCGCCGCCTTCTTCGAGACACAGCTCGGGCTGCGCCGGGCCCCCGCCTCACCCCCCGGCGCCGTGGTGTTCATCACCGAGCCCGTCGCGTTCGCCGTCCGCGAGCCCCTGCCGGGCGTGGACCTCGACAGTGTGGAGCAGCCCGGCCTCGGCGTCGCCCTGTGGTTCAGGACCAGCGACGCCCAGGCCCTCCATGACCACCTCCAGGCCGCCGGGACCCCCATCGTCAAGGCACCGGAGGACGGCCCGTTCGGCAGGATGTTCACCTTCCTCGGCCCCGAGGGCTACGCCATCACCGCGCACGGGAACTGA
- a CDS encoding DNA-3-methyladenine glycosylase, translating into MHAFTITPQGPFSLAAGLSFLKGFTPAGYHDTAQDQTLRLAFPADDGHSTVGVEVRQADGPQGIVEAEAIVHTGRPCEGRARTATETEPDPSSPGMDVVRQQLARVLSLDVDGSGFSQLAKGDPVMAELISAYPGLRPVCFHSPYEAAAWAVIGHRIRMVQAAAIKARVAEHHGQHVTVAGRTLHAFPTPLVLRRLDRIPGLPDTKVERLRHLADAALAGHLNASQLRAMPAKDALAHLQALPGIGPFSAELILIRGSGHPDVFPRHEPRLHAAMARAYGLSDPDASDTNRLADISNRWAPYRSWAALLLRTHSGT; encoded by the coding sequence GTGCACGCCTTCACCATCACCCCGCAAGGGCCCTTCTCCCTCGCAGCCGGTCTCAGCTTCCTGAAGGGCTTCACTCCTGCCGGATATCACGACACCGCACAAGACCAGACGCTGCGCCTGGCATTCCCCGCCGACGACGGCCACTCGACCGTCGGCGTCGAAGTGAGACAGGCAGACGGCCCTCAGGGCATCGTGGAGGCGGAGGCCATCGTGCACACCGGCCGGCCCTGCGAGGGGCGGGCCCGGACGGCCACAGAAACCGAGCCCGACCCGTCTTCCCCCGGGATGGATGTGGTGCGGCAGCAACTGGCGCGCGTCCTCTCGCTCGACGTCGACGGCAGCGGGTTTTCCCAGCTCGCCAAGGGCGATCCCGTCATGGCCGAGCTCATCTCGGCATACCCGGGACTGCGGCCGGTGTGCTTCCACTCCCCGTACGAAGCAGCGGCCTGGGCAGTCATCGGCCACCGCATCCGCATGGTCCAGGCCGCCGCGATCAAAGCCCGCGTCGCCGAACACCACGGACAGCACGTCACCGTCGCTGGCCGCACCTTGCACGCCTTTCCCACCCCGCTGGTCCTGCGCCGGCTCGACCGCATCCCCGGGCTGCCCGACACCAAGGTCGAACGCCTGCGCCACCTCGCGGACGCAGCTCTCGCCGGCCACCTGAACGCCAGCCAACTGCGGGCGATGCCTGCCAAGGATGCCCTTGCCCATCTTCAGGCATTGCCCGGCATTGGCCCGTTCTCCGCCGAGCTGATCCTCATCCGCGGCTCCGGGCACCCCGACGTCTTCCCACGGCACGAACCCCGACTGCACGCCGCGATGGCGCGCGCCTACGGTCTGAGCGATCCGGACGCCTCAGACACGAACCGCCTCGCCGACATCAGCAACCGCTGGGCGCCCTACCGCAGCTGGGCCGCCCTCCTGTTGCGCACGCACAGCGGGACGTGA